A portion of the Bacteroides faecium genome contains these proteins:
- a CDS encoding TonB family protein gives MGAFFIYILKSSVCLVLFYLFFRLLLSKETFHRFNRVALLGVLFLSLLIPFIEVTTNHQVEVQQTVLTIEQLLMMAEMESTAVDAAGVAVNEAASFSWIEIVLLVYLAGIIFLACRNLYSLFCLFRLIHSGKREKLENGVTLVVHEQEIAPFSWMKYIVISQKDLRENGREILIHEAAHIRHRHSIDLLLADICIFFQWFNPGAWLLKQELQNIHEYEADETVINEGVNAKEYQLLLIKKAVGTRLYSMANSFNHSKLKKRITMMLKEKSNPWARLKYLYVLPLAAIAVTAFARPEVSEKVEEISVVKVNDLANYMQENVLGDAVNVLQDTVKVSHSGSKTDINAEERTAKTKDDEEMIIFEVVEQMPEYPGGIDALKKYLKDKVDSSNMKGKAGGRVIVGFTVDETGKVKDVQVLQSDQSVLNKEAERIVNGMPAWIPGKQRGVPVSVKYSVPVRFGDIRFPENKKPLIMVDGKEVSMDDFEKIDRDIIESVSVLKDSASIKVHGKRGVNGMILVTTKKPGTTSQFKFSKVDNQENVVPDFQVTGTVVDEQGRPKPGVSIIVPNTTSGAISDVNGHFSLKAVKGGNLLFSFIGYKSMKVPVTATMSVRMEQEVVNLLPETTSRLIRVRDTKPTGLINGITVHGVKEGEQPLVIVDGKEALEKDALSKIAPDHIKSITILKDKPATAVYGDKAKDGVIIVEMMTDEDFQAMKNNRQLNYANAWQLAESTAKDMEGEVIYLLDGKEVTASKLEQISAKTIKSASADRVDGKIVIRLVSEK, from the coding sequence ATGGGAGCATTCTTCATTTACATATTAAAATCATCCGTTTGCCTTGTTTTGTTTTACCTGTTTTTTCGGTTATTACTTAGTAAGGAGACTTTTCATCGCTTTAATCGTGTTGCTTTATTGGGAGTGCTATTCCTGTCACTACTCATCCCTTTTATCGAAGTAACAACGAATCACCAGGTTGAAGTGCAACAGACGGTGCTTACCATCGAGCAGTTGTTGATGATGGCAGAAATGGAATCTACCGCTGTTGATGCGGCTGGAGTAGCGGTGAATGAAGCTGCTTCTTTTTCTTGGATAGAAATCGTCCTGCTTGTCTATCTGGCTGGCATTATATTCCTTGCCTGCCGTAATCTATATTCTTTATTCTGTCTTTTCAGATTAATACATTCCGGTAAACGGGAAAAATTAGAGAATGGAGTCACGCTTGTCGTTCACGAGCAGGAGATAGCTCCGTTCAGTTGGATGAAGTATATTGTTATCAGTCAAAAAGACCTGAGGGAGAACGGGCGGGAAATTCTGATTCACGAGGCGGCACATATCCGACATCGTCATTCCATAGATTTATTGTTGGCGGATATTTGTATCTTCTTTCAGTGGTTCAATCCCGGTGCATGGTTGCTGAAACAGGAATTGCAGAATATCCATGAGTATGAAGCGGACGAGACTGTAATCAATGAAGGAGTAAACGCGAAAGAATATCAACTATTATTAATAAAAAAAGCCGTTGGCACAAGGCTCTACTCTATGGCCAACAGCTTTAATCACAGTAAACTTAAAAAACGTATCACTATGATGTTAAAAGAAAAATCAAATCCGTGGGCACGTTTGAAGTACTTGTATGTACTTCCGTTGGCAGCTATTGCAGTAACTGCTTTTGCCCGTCCCGAAGTCTCTGAAAAAGTAGAAGAGATTTCTGTCGTCAAAGTTAATGATTTGGCGAATTATATGCAAGAAAATGTATTGGGAGATGCGGTTAATGTGTTGCAAGATACTGTAAAAGTGTCACATAGCGGCAGTAAGACCGATATTAATGCTGAAGAGCGTACAGCAAAAACGAAAGATGATGAAGAAATGATCATTTTTGAAGTAGTGGAACAAATGCCTGAATATCCGGGTGGTATAGATGCGTTAAAAAAGTATCTGAAAGATAAGGTAGATAGTTCTAACATGAAAGGTAAAGCCGGAGGAAGGGTGATAGTCGGTTTCACAGTGGATGAGACTGGAAAAGTGAAGGATGTGCAAGTGCTTCAATCAGACCAATCTGTATTGAATAAAGAAGCTGAAAGAATTGTGAACGGGATGCCGGCCTGGATTCCGGGAAAGCAGCGTGGTGTGCCTGTATCTGTGAAATATTCAGTTCCGGTAAGATTTGGAGATATCAGATTTCCGGAAAATAAGAAGCCGTTAATTATGGTTGATGGCAAAGAAGTGAGCATGGATGATTTTGAGAAAATTGATAGGGACATAATAGAAAGCGTGTCAGTTTTGAAGGATAGTGCTTCTATAAAAGTGCATGGTAAACGTGGCGTAAATGGAATGATACTCGTAACCACAAAGAAACCCGGTACGACATCGCAATTTAAATTTTCTAAAGTGGATAATCAAGAAAACGTAGTTCCCGATTTTCAAGTTACCGGTACTGTTGTTGACGAACAGGGACGCCCTAAACCCGGTGTAAGTATAATTGTGCCTAATACGACTTCTGGCGCAATATCAGATGTAAATGGTCATTTCAGCTTGAAAGCAGTGAAGGGTGGTAACCTGCTATTTTCTTTTATCGGATATAAATCCATGAAAGTTCCCGTGACTGCTACGATGTCAGTGCGGATGGAACAGGAGGTAGTCAACTTATTGCCGGAAACAACAAGTCGGCTGATAAGAGTTCGAGATACAAAACCTACCGGACTTATTAATGGAATTACTGTGCATGGAGTGAAAGAGGGCGAACAGCCTTTGGTTATTGTTGATGGTAAGGAAGCATTGGAAAAAGATGCTTTATCTAAGATAGCTCCTGACCATATCAAAAGCATTACTATACTGAAAGATAAACCGGCGACCGCTGTTTATGGAGATAAGGCAAAGGATGGAGTGATTATTGTAGAAATGATGACGGACGAAGATTTTCAGGCTATGAAGAATAACCGTCAACTCAATTATGCTAATGCATGGCAACTGGCTGAAAGTACTGCGAAAGATATGGAAGGAGAAGTTATATACCTCTTGGATGGAAAAGAGGTTACTGCAAGTAAATTGGAGCAAATATCGGCTAAGACTATAAAATCGGCATCGGCAGATCGTGTAGATGGTAAGATAGTTATTCGTTTAGTGAGTGAAAAGTAA
- the miaA gene encoding tRNA (adenosine(37)-N6)-dimethylallyltransferase MiaA — protein MPTLIVLIGPTGVGKTELSLRIAENFQTSIVSADSRQLYAELKIGTAAPTPEQLARVPHHLVGTLHLTDYYSAAQYEAEALEILEKLFIEHEVVVLTGGSMMYVDAICKGIDDIPTVDAETRQLMLQKYEEEGLEQLCAELRLLDPEYYRIVDLKNPKRVIHALEICYMTGRTYTSFRTQQKKERPFRIIKIGLTRDREELYDRINRRVDMMMEEGLLEEVRSVLPYRHLNSLNTVGYKEIFKYLDGEWELPFAIEKIKQNSRIYSRKQMTWFKRDEEIRWFHPEQETEILTYLRQSLS, from the coding sequence ATGCCTACTCTCATTGTTCTTATAGGTCCTACCGGCGTAGGGAAAACCGAATTGAGTCTACGGATAGCAGAGAATTTCCAGACAAGCATTGTATCTGCTGATTCGAGACAGCTTTATGCCGAATTAAAAATAGGTACGGCAGCACCTACTCCCGAACAACTGGCACGTGTGCCCCATCACTTAGTCGGCACGCTCCATCTTACAGACTATTACAGTGCCGCCCAATATGAAGCGGAAGCACTGGAAATACTTGAAAAGTTATTTATCGAACATGAAGTTGTGGTTCTTACCGGCGGCTCGATGATGTATGTCGATGCTATCTGCAAAGGTATTGACGATATTCCTACCGTCGATGCGGAAACTCGTCAACTCATGTTGCAGAAATATGAGGAAGAAGGACTTGAACAACTCTGTGCTGAACTCCGCTTATTAGACCCGGAATATTATCGTATTGTAGATTTAAAGAATCCCAAGCGAGTGATTCATGCACTGGAAATCTGCTATATGACGGGACGCACGTACACTTCTTTCCGTACGCAACAAAAGAAAGAACGCCCTTTCCGTATTATCAAAATAGGATTAACCCGCGACCGGGAAGAACTTTACGACCGCATCAACCGACGTGTAGACATGATGATGGAAGAAGGATTGCTGGAAGAAGTACGTTCCGTACTTCCCTACCGTCACCTTAACTCTCTTAATACGGTAGGATACAAAGAAATATTCAAATACTTGGATGGAGAATGGGAATTACCTTTTGCCATCGAAAAGATAAAGCAAAACTCCCGTATTTATTCACGCAAACAGATGACCTGGTTCAAACGGGATGAGGAAATACGCTGGTTCCATCCGGAACAAGAAACGGAGATACTTACATACCTCCGTCAATCTTTATCATAA
- a CDS encoding plasmid pRiA4b ORF-3 family protein encodes MIYRFTIISDEVDDFVREIQIDPEATFLDFHETIVKSVGYTNDQMTSFFICDDDWEKEKEVTLEEMDDNPEMDSWVMKETPISELVEDEKQKLLYVFDYMTERCFFIELSEIITGKEMTGAKCTKKSGDAPKQTVDFEEMAAAGGSLDLDENFYGDQDFDMEDFDQEGFDIGGDAGGSFEE; translated from the coding sequence ATGATATACAGATTTACTATCATATCTGATGAAGTTGACGATTTTGTCAGAGAAATACAAATTGATCCGGAAGCTACTTTTTTAGACTTCCATGAGACAATCGTAAAATCAGTTGGGTATACAAACGACCAGATGACTTCTTTCTTTATCTGCGACGATGATTGGGAGAAAGAAAAGGAAGTGACTTTGGAAGAAATGGACGACAACCCGGAAATGGACAGTTGGGTGATGAAAGAGACTCCTATCAGCGAACTGGTAGAAGATGAAAAACAGAAGTTACTGTATGTATTCGATTACATGACTGAACGTTGTTTCTTCATCGAGTTATCCGAAATCATTACCGGAAAAGAAATGACCGGCGCTAAATGCACCAAGAAATCAGGAGATGCTCCCAAACAGACTGTCGATTTTGAAGAAATGGCTGCCGCCGGTGGTTCTCTCGACTTGGACGAAAACTTCTATGGCGACCAGGATTTCGATATGGAAGACTTCGATCAGGAAGGATTCGATATTGGTGGCGACGCAGGCGGATCATTCGAAGAATAG
- the lpxA gene encoding acyl-ACP--UDP-N-acetylglucosamine O-acyltransferase: MISPLAYVHPEAKIGENVEIAPFVFIDKNVVIGDNNKIMANANILYGSRIGNGNTIFPGAVIGAIPQDLKFQGEESTAEIGDNNLIRENVTINRGTAAKGRTIVGNNNLLMESVHVAHDALVGNGCIIGNSTKMAGEIVIDDNAIISGGVLMHQFCHVGSYVMIQGGSRFSKDIPPYIIAGREPIAFSGINIIGLRRRGFTNEVIESIHNAYRIIYQSGLNTTEALKKIEDEFEKSPEIDYIIDFIRNSERGIIK; the protein is encoded by the coding sequence ATGATAAGTCCTTTAGCGTATGTTCATCCTGAAGCTAAAATCGGGGAAAATGTAGAAATTGCGCCTTTTGTATTTATAGATAAAAACGTGGTTATCGGCGACAACAATAAAATTATGGCTAATGCCAACATTTTATACGGCTCACGTATCGGTAACGGAAATACAATTTTTCCGGGTGCCGTTATCGGTGCCATTCCGCAAGACCTTAAATTTCAAGGAGAAGAATCAACAGCCGAAATCGGAGACAATAACCTGATTCGCGAGAACGTGACAATTAACCGTGGTACGGCAGCTAAAGGGCGCACGATTGTAGGAAATAACAACTTACTGATGGAAAGCGTGCACGTGGCACATGATGCTTTAGTCGGTAACGGATGTATCATCGGTAACTCTACCAAGATGGCCGGTGAGATCGTAATTGATGATAACGCTATTATCAGTGGCGGTGTACTAATGCATCAATTCTGTCATGTAGGCAGTTATGTAATGATTCAAGGTGGTTCCCGTTTCAGTAAGGACATTCCTCCCTACATCATTGCAGGACGCGAACCAATCGCTTTCAGCGGAATCAACATTATCGGCTTGCGTCGTCGTGGTTTTACCAATGAAGTGATTGAAAGTATTCACAATGCCTATCGTATCATCTACCAAAGTGGATTGAACACGACAGAAGCATTAAAGAAAATTGAAGATGAATTCGAGAAGAGTCCTGAAATCGACTACATCATCGACTTCATCCGTAATTCAGAACGTGGTATAATTAAATAA
- a CDS encoding bifunctional UDP-3-O-[3-hydroxymyristoyl] N-acetylglucosamine deacetylase/3-hydroxyacyl-ACP dehydratase, whose protein sequence is MLKQKTLKDSFSLSGKGLHTGLDLTVTFNPAPDNHGYKIQRIDVEGQPTIDAVADNVTETTRGTVLSKNGVKVSTVEHGMAALYALGIDNCLIQVNGPEFPILDGSAQYYVQEIERVGTVEQNAVKDFYIIKSKIEFRDESTGSSIIVLPDENFSLNVLVSYDSTIIPNQFATLEDMHKFKDEVAASRTFVFVREIEPLLSAGLIKGGDLDNAIVIYERKMSQESFDKLADVMGVPHMDANELGYINHKPLVWANECARHKLLDVIGDLALIGKPIKGRIIATRPGHTINNKFARQMRKEIRLHDIQAPSYDCNREPVMDVNRIRELLPHRYPFQLVDKVIEIGANYIVGVKNITANEPFFQGHFPQEPVMPGVLQVEAMAQVGGLLVLNSVDEPERYSTYFMKIDGVKFRQKVVPGDTLVFRVEMLAPIRRGISTMKGYAFVGEKVVCEAEFMAQIVKNK, encoded by the coding sequence ATGCTGAAACAAAAAACGCTGAAAGATAGCTTTTCACTGAGCGGGAAAGGTCTTCACACTGGACTTGACCTCACTGTTACATTTAATCCTGCTCCGGACAATCATGGATACAAAATCCAGCGTATTGACGTAGAAGGCCAACCAACTATCGATGCAGTAGCCGACAACGTGACAGAAACCACCCGTGGTACTGTGCTGTCGAAGAATGGAGTCAAAGTAAGCACCGTTGAACATGGTATGGCAGCCCTTTACGCATTGGGCATTGATAACTGCCTTATCCAGGTAAACGGCCCGGAGTTTCCGATTTTAGATGGTAGTGCACAATATTATGTACAAGAAATAGAACGTGTAGGAACAGTAGAGCAGAATGCTGTCAAGGACTTTTATATCATCAAGTCAAAGATTGAATTCCGTGACGAGTCGACAGGTTCTTCCATCATTGTATTGCCGGACGAAAATTTTAGCCTGAATGTACTGGTTTCTTATGATTCGACCATCATCCCGAACCAGTTTGCTACACTTGAAGACATGCATAAATTCAAAGACGAAGTGGCTGCCAGCCGTACATTCGTCTTTGTTCGCGAAATAGAACCGCTTCTCTCTGCGGGATTGATTAAAGGGGGCGACCTGGACAATGCTATCGTAATCTACGAACGTAAGATGTCTCAGGAAAGCTTCGACAAGTTGGCAGACGTTATGGGAGTTCCTCATATGGACGCCAATGAGTTAGGCTATATTAACCACAAACCGTTGGTCTGGGCGAATGAATGTGCCCGTCACAAATTACTGGATGTTATCGGCGACCTCGCTTTAATCGGCAAACCGATTAAAGGGCGTATCATCGCTACCCGTCCCGGGCATACTATCAATAACAAGTTTGCCCGTCAGATGCGGAAAGAAATTCGTTTGCACGATATTCAGGCACCAAGCTATGACTGTAACCGCGAGCCAGTGATGGATGTTAACCGTATCCGCGAACTGTTGCCGCATCGCTATCCTTTCCAACTGGTAGATAAAGTGATTGAAATCGGTGCCAACTATATAGTAGGTGTAAAAAATATAACTGCCAATGAGCCTTTCTTCCAAGGACATTTCCCACAAGAGCCCGTTATGCCGGGTGTGCTTCAAGTAGAAGCAATGGCACAAGTAGGCGGTTTGCTTGTTCTCAACTCTGTTGACGAACCGGAGCGTTACTCTACTTATTTTATGAAAATAGACGGTGTGAAGTTCCGCCAGAAAGTAGTGCCGGGAGACACATTAGTTTTCCGTGTAGAAATGCTTGCTCCAATCCGCCGCGGCATCTCCACTATGAAAGGCTATGCTTTCGTTGGGGAAAAAGTAGTTTGCGAAGCTGAATTCATGGCACAAATAGTAAAAAACAAGTAA
- the lpxD gene encoding UDP-3-O-(3-hydroxymyristoyl)glucosamine N-acyltransferase — MEFSAKQIAAFIQGEIIGDENATVHTFAKIEEGMPGAISFLSNPKYTPYIYETQSSIVLVNKDFTPEHEIKTTLIKVDNAYESLAKLLNLYEMSKPKKQGIDSLAFVAASAKIGENVYIGAFAYIGENAVIGDNTQIYPHTFVGDGVKIGNSCLLYSNVNVYHDCRIGNECILHSGAVIGADGFGFAPTPNGYDKIPQIGIVILEDKVDIGANTCVDRATMGATVVHSGVKLDNLIQIAHNDEIGSHTVMAAQAGIAGSTKVGEWCMIGGQVGIAGHSKIGDKVGLGAQSGVPGDIKSGSQLIGTPPMELKQYFKSSIAQRSLPDMQKELRNLRKEIEELKQLLNK; from the coding sequence ATGGAGTTCTCGGCTAAGCAAATTGCAGCATTTATCCAAGGGGAAATCATTGGAGACGAAAACGCTACGGTACACACATTCGCTAAAATAGAAGAGGGAATGCCCGGAGCAATTTCTTTCCTGTCAAACCCTAAATACACACCTTACATCTACGAGACACAATCAAGCATTGTCTTGGTTAATAAGGACTTCACTCCTGAACATGAAATAAAAACAACCCTTATCAAGGTAGACAATGCATACGAAAGCCTGGCAAAATTGCTCAACCTTTATGAAATGAGCAAACCTAAAAAACAGGGTATCGATTCATTAGCATTTGTTGCCGCCAGTGCCAAGATTGGTGAGAACGTATATATAGGTGCTTTTGCCTACATTGGCGAAAACGCCGTGATCGGAGATAATACTCAAATCTATCCACATACTTTTGTTGGAGACGGAGTAAAGATAGGCAACAGTTGCCTGCTCTACTCGAATGTAAATGTTTATCATGATTGCCGCATAGGCAACGAATGTATCCTGCACTCGGGTGCGGTAATCGGAGCCGACGGATTCGGCTTCGCTCCTACTCCGAACGGATACGATAAGATTCCTCAAATCGGAATTGTTATTCTGGAAGATAAAGTAGATATAGGTGCCAATACCTGTGTAGACCGTGCTACAATGGGAGCTACGGTAGTACATAGTGGTGTCAAATTGGATAACCTGATACAAATAGCCCATAATGACGAGATCGGTTCGCATACCGTAATGGCTGCACAAGCCGGTATCGCCGGTTCTACCAAAGTGGGTGAATGGTGTATGATTGGCGGTCAGGTAGGTATTGCCGGACACTCAAAAATAGGAGATAAAGTCGGTTTGGGCGCACAATCAGGCGTACCGGGAGATATCAAGTCCGGTAGTCAACTTATCGGTACTCCTCCTATGGAGCTAAAACAATATTTCAAATCATCTATCGCACAAAGAAGCCTGCCGGACATGCAGAAAGAACTGCGTAACCTGCGCAAGGAAATCGAAGAATTAAAACAACTATTAAATAAGTAA
- a CDS encoding HD domain-containing protein codes for MSHERKIINDPVFGFINIPKGLLYDLVRHPLLQRLTRIKQVGLSSVVYPGAQHTRFQHSLGAFYLMSEAITQLASKGNFIFDSEAEAVQAAILLHDIGHGPFSHVLEDTIVKGIPHEEISLMLMERMNKEMNGQLSLAIQIFKDEYPKRFLHQLVSGQLDMDRLDYLRRDSFYTGVTEGNIGSARIIKMLDVADDRLVIESKGIYSIENFLTARRLMYWQVYLHKTSVAYEKMLISTLLRAKELALQGVELFASPALRFFLYKDITPEEFHNNPDCLENFVQLDDNDIWTALKVWSTHTDKVLSTLSMGMINRNIFKVEISSEPISEDRKKELTLQISQQLGITLSEANYFVSTPSIEKNMYDPADDSIDIIYKDGTIKNIAEASDMLNISLLSKKVKKYYLCYQRLHR; via the coding sequence ATGTCTCACGAAAGAAAGATAATCAACGACCCGGTATTCGGGTTTATCAATATTCCGAAGGGGTTGCTATACGATTTAGTACGGCATCCCCTTTTGCAACGTCTTACCCGCATCAAGCAGGTAGGACTCTCGTCCGTGGTATATCCCGGTGCGCAGCACACCCGCTTCCAACACTCCCTGGGTGCTTTCTACCTGATGAGCGAAGCTATTACACAACTGGCTTCCAAAGGTAATTTCATCTTCGACAGTGAAGCGGAAGCTGTACAAGCTGCCATTCTGCTGCATGACATCGGTCACGGTCCTTTCTCTCATGTACTGGAAGACACCATTGTAAAAGGAATCCCCCACGAAGAGATTTCCCTTATGCTGATGGAACGGATGAACAAAGAAATGAACGGTCAGCTTAGCCTTGCCATTCAAATCTTCAAGGACGAGTATCCGAAGCGCTTCTTGCATCAGCTTGTCAGCGGTCAGTTGGATATGGACAGGCTTGATTATCTTCGCCGTGACAGTTTCTATACGGGAGTTACGGAAGGAAATATCGGCTCGGCACGAATCATCAAGATGCTCGACGTGGCAGACGACCGTCTTGTCATCGAATCCAAAGGGATTTACTCTATCGAGAATTTCCTCACGGCACGCCGCCTGATGTATTGGCAGGTATATCTGCACAAAACTTCGGTAGCTTACGAAAAGATGCTTATCAGTACCCTTTTGCGCGCCAAAGAACTGGCTTTGCAGGGAGTGGAACTGTTCGCATCGCCTGCATTGCGCTTTTTCCTTTACAAAGACATCACTCCTGAGGAGTTCCACAACAATCCCGATTGTCTGGAGAATTTCGTCCAACTGGATGATAACGATATATGGACGGCCCTGAAAGTATGGAGTACCCATACCGACAAGGTTCTTTCCACTTTAAGCATGGGAATGATTAACCGAAATATCTTTAAAGTGGAAATTTCATCGGAACCGATTAGTGAAGACAGAAAAAAAGAATTAACTTTGCAAATCAGCCAGCAATTAGGCATAACACTTTCCGAAGCGAACTATTTTGTTTCTACCCCCAGCATCGAAAAGAATATGTATGACCCGGCAGACGACAGTATTGACATTATCTACAAAGACGGCACTATCAAAAATATTGCCGAAGCATCGGACATGTTGAACATCTCGTTATTGTCCAAAAAGGTAAAGAAATACTATCTCTGCTACCAGAGATTACATAGGTAA
- the pyrF gene encoding orotidine-5'-phosphate decarboxylase, translating to MDKQQLFENIKRKKSFLCVGLDTDIKKIPEHLLKEEDPIFAFNKAIIDATADLCIAYKPNLAFYESMGVKGWIAFEKTVKYIKDNYPDQFIIADAKRGDIGNTSAMYARTFFEELNIDSVTVAPYMGEDSVTPFLTYEGKWVILLALTSNKGSHDFQLTEDVNGERLFEKVLRKSQEWASDDRMMYVVGATQGRAFEDIRKIVPNHFLLVPGVGAQGGSLEEVCKYGMNSTCGLIVNSSRGIIYVDKTEKFAEAARTAAQEVQAQMAEQLKAIL from the coding sequence ATGGATAAACAACAATTATTTGAAAACATAAAACGCAAGAAATCATTCCTTTGCGTAGGACTTGATACCGACATCAAGAAAATCCCGGAACATCTGTTGAAAGAAGAAGACCCAATCTTCGCATTCAACAAAGCAATTATCGACGCAACAGCAGATTTGTGTATCGCCTATAAGCCCAATTTGGCTTTCTACGAAAGCATGGGCGTAAAAGGATGGATTGCATTCGAAAAGACAGTAAAATACATCAAAGATAATTATCCCGACCAGTTCATCATTGCCGACGCAAAGCGCGGAGATATCGGAAACACTTCCGCCATGTACGCCCGCACATTCTTCGAAGAACTGAATATTGACTCTGTCACAGTAGCTCCTTATATGGGTGAGGACAGCGTTACTCCATTTCTTACTTATGAAGGAAAATGGGTTATATTATTAGCACTGACTTCCAACAAAGGCTCTCATGACTTCCAGTTGACAGAAGACGTGAACGGCGAACGTTTGTTTGAAAAAGTACTGCGCAAATCACAGGAATGGGCAAGCGACGACCGCATGATGTATGTGGTAGGCGCAACTCAAGGACGTGCTTTCGAGGACATCCGCAAGATTGTCCCCAATCATTTCCTGCTTGTCCCCGGTGTCGGCGCACAAGGCGGCTCGCTCGAAGAAGTTTGTAAATATGGAATGAACAGTACCTGCGGATTAATTGTTAACTCATCCCGTGGTATAATCTACGTGGACAAAACCGAGAAATTTGCTGAAGCTGCCCGCACCGCCGCACAAGAAGTACAGGCACAAATGGCCGAACAGCTCAAAGCAATTCTCTGA
- the prfA gene encoding peptide chain release factor 1 → MADNSTILEKLDGLVARFEEISTLITDPAVIADQKRYVKLTKEYKELDDLMKARKEYIQLLGNIEEAKSILSSESDAEMREMAKEEMDNSQERLPVLEEEIKLMLVPADPQDSKNAILEIRGGAGGDEAAIFAGDLFRMYAKFCETKGWKMEVSNANEGTAGGFKEIVCSVTGDNVYGILKYESGVHRVQRVPATETQGRVHTSAASVAVLPEAEEFDVVINEGEIKWDTFRSGGAGGQNVNKVESGVRLRYIWKNPNTGIAEEILIECTETRDQPKNKERALARLRTFIYDKEHQKYIDDIASKRKTMVSTGDRSAKIRTYNYPQGRITDHRINYTIYNLAAFMDGDIQDCIDHLIVAENAERLKESEL, encoded by the coding sequence ATGGCAGATAACAGTACCATATTAGAGAAACTGGACGGACTTGTAGCCCGTTTTGAAGAAATATCAACCCTTATCACCGACCCGGCAGTAATTGCCGACCAAAAGCGCTATGTCAAGCTGACTAAGGAATATAAGGAACTGGATGACTTAATGAAAGCCCGCAAGGAATATATCCAATTACTGGGTAACATTGAGGAAGCCAAAAGTATCCTTTCCAGTGAGTCGGATGCCGAAATGCGTGAAATGGCTAAAGAAGAGATGGATAACAGTCAGGAACGCCTTCCGGTATTGGAAGAAGAAATCAAACTGATGCTTGTTCCCGCCGACCCGCAGGATAGCAAGAATGCGATTCTTGAAATCCGTGGCGGTGCAGGTGGTGACGAGGCAGCTATCTTCGCCGGCGACCTCTTCCGTATGTATGCCAAATTCTGCGAGACAAAAGGCTGGAAGATGGAAGTCTCCAATGCGAACGAAGGAACGGCAGGTGGGTTCAAGGAAATAGTTTGTAGCGTCACAGGTGACAATGTTTACGGAATCCTGAAATATGAATCGGGCGTACACCGCGTACAACGTGTTCCTGCAACAGAAACCCAGGGACGTGTACATACTTCGGCAGCTTCGGTAGCCGTACTTCCCGAAGCGGAAGAATTCGATGTAGTCATCAATGAAGGTGAAATCAAATGGGATACTTTCCGAAGCGGTGGTGCCGGCGGACAGAACGTAAATAAGGTAGAATCCGGAGTGCGACTGCGCTATATATGGAAGAACCCGAATACAGGCATTGCCGAAGAAATCCTGATTGAATGTACCGAAACACGCGACCAGCCGAAAAATAAAGAACGTGCATTGGCACGTCTCCGTACTTTTATCTACGACAAAGAACATCAGAAATATATCGACGACATTGCTTCCAAACGTAAGACAATGGTATCGACCGGCGACCGTTCGGCTAAAATCCGCACATATAACTATCCGCAAGGACGTATCACCGACCACCGCATCAACTACACGATTTACAATCTGGCTGCTTTCATGGATGGAGATATCCAAGACTGTATCGATCACTTGATTGTGGCTGAAAACGCGGAAAGACTGAAGGAAAGTGAGTTGTAG